A window of the Carassius gibelio isolate Cgi1373 ecotype wild population from Czech Republic chromosome B16, carGib1.2-hapl.c, whole genome shotgun sequence genome harbors these coding sequences:
- the LOC127975221 gene encoding serine/threonine-protein kinase Nek6-like: MAYSTQTLAAGCFGKIYKEKFGDTWAAVKRVPIGVINRQQLERECKVYHNARHPNVVKLLGEPWIKDSKWNIPLEFIFGEDLETTIFKVQLSKIQLTPAVKATIITGMCEGLLYLHSKDIVHQDLKPDNIMVEHQTHRAVIIDLGLAKFSRNGLTSAENLGNEAYSAPEILLNNGVRDKRSDVWAMGKIIAELCARIRLPTQFVNPFKIRETLKDHPYCNPVSRMVEPNPNYRSTMAGVITDIRRAASAQPADIRPKDIPRDITVTHGNDIRPNQKWCPPGPPVPKVEVNKPPMVCYRQDPPQQRELGKAMVPVKGDALNQHLSLMSFPCPLPETGKVTQERYIEEKGAVEYKEIVTKGGKIVKYEKVLITKDT; this comes from the exons ATGGCATACTCCACACAAACACTGGCCGCAGGCTGCTTTGGGAAAATATACAAGGAGAAGTTTGGAGACACGTGGGCTGCTGTGAAGAGAGTTCCTATAGGAGTCATCAACAGACAACAGTTGGAGAGAGAATGCAAAGTATATCa TAATGCTCGGCATCCAAACGTGGTGAAGCTTCTCGGTGAACCTTGGATAAAAGACTCCAAGTGGAACATTCCTTTGGAGTTCATCTTTGGGGAAGATCTTGAGACGACCATCTTCAAAGTACAGCTTTCTAAAATACAG TTGACTCCAGCGGTGAAAGCCACAATCATCACTGGCATGTGTGAAGGTTTGCTCTATCTGCACAGTAAAGACATCGTTCACCAAGACCTCAAACCTGATAACATCATG gtggagcatcaaACCCATCGTGCTGTGATCATTGATCTAGGACTGGCTAAATTCTCCAGAAACGGACTCACCTCTGCAGAAAACTTGGGCAATGAAGCATATTCAGCTCCAGAGATCTTGCTGAATAATGGCGTTCGTGACAAACGCTCAGACGTTTGGGCCATGGGTAAAATCATAGCTGAACTCTGTGCCAGAATCAGGTTACCAACCCAATTTGTGAATCCTTTCAAGATTCGTGAAACTCTAAAAGACCACCCATACTGTAATCCAGTGTCCAGGATGGTGGAACCCAATCCCAATTACAGAAGTACTATGGCTGGGGTCATCACAGACATCAGGAGAGCTGCTTCAGCTCAACCAGCAGACATTAGACCAAAAGACATCCCAAGAGACATTACAGTGACACATGGAAATGACATAAGGCCAAATCAAAAGTGGTGTCCACCAGGACCTCCTGTTCCTAAAGTGGAGGTAAATAAACCTCCTATGGTATGTTATCGACAGGATCCACCTCAGCAGAGAGAGCTGGGAAAGGCAATGGTGCCGGTTAAAGGGGACGCCTTAAACCAGCATCTGTCTCTGATGTCATTTCCTTGCCCTCTCCCTGAAACCGGAAAAGTGACTCAGGAACGCTACATTGAGGAAAAAGGAGCTGTAGAATATAAAGAGATCGTCACGAAAGGAGGGAAAATCGTTAAATATGAGAAAGTGCTAATAACCaaagatacataa